From the Macaca nemestrina isolate mMacNem1 chromosome 7, mMacNem.hap1, whole genome shotgun sequence genome, one window contains:
- the LOC105490983 gene encoding sorting nexin-33 gives MALKGRALYDFHSENKEEISIQQDEDLVIFSEISLDGWLQGQNSRGETGLFPASYVEIVRSGISTNHADYSSSPAGSPGAHVSLYNSPSVANPARSGGGSGFLSNQGSFEEDDDDDWDDWDDGCTVVEEPRAGGLGTNGHPPLNLSYPGAYPSQHMAFRPKPPLERQDSLASAKRGSVVGRNLNRFSCFVRSGVEAFILGDVPMMAKIAETYSIEMGPRGPQWKANPHPFACSVEDPTKQTKFKGIKSYISYKLTPTHAASPVYRRYKHFDWLYNRLLHKFTVISVPHLPEKQATGRFEEDFIEKRKRRLILWMDHMTSHPVLSQYEGFQHFLSCLDDKQWKMGKRRAEKDEMVGASFLLTFQIPTEHQDLQDVEDRVDTFKAFSKKMDDSVLQLSTVASELVRKHVGGFRKEFQKLGSAFQAISHSFQMDPPFCSEALNSAISHTGRTYEAIGEMFAEQPKNDLFQMLDTLSLYQGLLSNFPDIIHLQKGAFAKVKESQRMSDEGRMAQDEADGIRRRCRVVGFALQAEMNHFHQRRELDFKHMMQNYLRQQILFYQRVGQQLEKTLRMYDNL, from the exons ATGGCACTGAAAGGCCGAGCCCTCTATGACTTTCACAGTGAGAACAAGGAGGAAATCAGCATCCAGCAGGATGAGGACCTGGTCATCTTCAGCGAGATCTCACTGGATGGCTGGCTGCAGGGCCAGAACAGCCGTGGGGAGACAGGGCTCTTTCCTGCCTCTTACGTGGAGATCGTCCGTTCTGGCATCAGCACCAACCATGCTGACTACTCCAGCAGCCCTGCAGGCTCTCCGGGGGCCCACGTGAGCTTGTACAATAGCCCCAGTGTGGCCAACCCAGCTAGGAGTGGTGGGGGCAGTGGCTTCCTCTCAAACCAGGGTAGCTTTgaggaggatgatgatgatgattgggATGACTGGGACGATGGATGCACAGTGGTGGAGGAGCCACGGGCTGGTGGGCTGGGCACCAATGGGCACCCTCCCCTCAACCTCTCCTACCCTGGTGCCTACCCCAGCCAGCACATGGCCTTCCGGCCCAAGCCACCACTGGAGCGGCAGGACAGCCTGGCATCTGCCAAGCGAGGCAGTGTGGTGGGCCGTAACCTCAACCGTTTCTCATGCTTTGTGCGTTCTGGAGTGGAGGCCTTCATCCTGGGTGATGTGCCCATGATGGCCAAGATCGCTGAGACATACTCCATTGAAATGGGCCCTCGTGGCCCCCAGTGGAAGGCCAACCCCCACCCATTTGCCTGCTCTGTGGAGGACCCCACAAAACAGACCAAGTTCAAGGGCATCAAAAGCTACATCTCCTACAAGCTCACACCCACCCATGCTGCCTCACCTGTCTACCGGCGCTACAAACACTTTGACTGGCTCTATAACCGCCTGCTACACAAGTTCACTGTCATCTCAGTGCCCCACCTGCCTGAGAAGCAGGCCACAGGCCGCTTCGAGGAGGACTTCATTGAAAAGCGGAAGCGGAGACTCATCCTCTGGATGGACCACATGACCAGCCACCCTGTGCTCTCCCAGTACGAAGGCTTCCAGCATTTCCTTAGCTGCCTAGATGACAAGCAGTGGAAGATGGGCAAACGCCGGGCGGAGAAGGATGAGATGGTGGGTGCCAGCTTCCTGCTCACCTTCCAGATCCCCACCGAGCACCAGGACCTGCAGGACGTGGAAGATCGCGTGGACACTTTCAAGGCCTTCAGTAAGAAGATGGACGACAGTGTCCTGCAGCTCAGCACCGTGGCGTCAGAGCTGGTGCGTAAACACGTGGGGGGCTTCCGCAAGGAATTCCAGAAGCTGGGCAGTGCCTTCCAGGCCATCAGTCATTCCTTCCAGATGGACCCCCCTTTTTGCTCTGAGGCCCTCAACAGTGCCATTTCTCACACGGGCCGTACCTATGAAGCCATCGGGGAGATGTTTGCTGAGCAGCCCAAGAATGACCTCTTCCAGATGCTGGACACACTGTCTCTCTACCAGGGCCTGCTCTCTAACTTCCCTGACATCATCCACCTACAGAAAG GCGCCTTCGCCAAAGTGAAGGAGAGCCAACGCATGAGTGACGAGGGCCGCATGGCGCAGGACGAGGCAGATGGCATTCGCAGGCGCTGCCGCGTGGTGGGTTTCGCCCTGCAGGCCGAGATGAACCACTTCCACCAGCGCCGTGAGCTCGACTTCAAGCACATGATGCAGAACTACCTGCGCCAGCAGATCCTCTTCTACCAGCGGGTGGGCCAGCAGCTGGAGAAGACCCTGCGCATGTATGACAACCTCTGA
- the LOC105490984 gene encoding U3 small nucleolar ribonucleoprotein protein IMP3 — translation MVRKLKFHEQKLLKQVDFLNWEVTDHNLHELRVLRRYRLQRREDYTRYNQLSRAVRELARRLRDLPERDQFRVRASAALLDKLYALGLVPTRGSLELCDFVTASSFCRRRLPTVLLKLRMAQHLQAAVAFVEQGHVRVGPDVVTDPAFLVTRSMEDFVTWVDSSKIKRHVLEYNEERDDFDLEA, via the coding sequence ATGGTGCGGAAGCTTAAGTTCCACGAGCAGAAACTGCTGAAGCAGGTGGACTTCCTGAACTGGGAGGTCACCGACCACAACCTGCACGAGCTGCGCGTACTGCGGCGTTACCGGCTGCAGCGGCGTGAGGACTACACGCGCTACAACCAGCTGAGCCGTGCGGTCCGTGAACTGGCGCGGCGCCTGCGCGACCTGCCCGAACGCGACCAGTTCCGCGTGCGCGCTTCGGCCGCGCTGCTGGACAAGCTGTATGCTCTCGGCCTGGTGCCCACGCGCGGTTCGCTAGAACTCTGCGACTTCGTCACGGCCTCGTCCTTTTGCCGCCGCCGCCTTCCCACCGTGCTCCTCAAGCTGCGCATGGCGCAGCACCTTCAGGCTGCCGTAGCCTTTGTGGAGCAAGGGCACGTACGCGTGGGCCCTGATGTGGTTACCGACCCCGCCTTCCTTGTCACGCGCAGCATGGAGGACTTTGTCACTTGGGTGGACTCGTCCAAGATCAAGCGGCACGTGCTGGAGTACAATGAGGAGCGCGATGACTTCGATCTGGAAGCCTAG